Proteins encoded together in one Pseudomonas oryzicola window:
- a CDS encoding DUF6482 family protein yields the protein MNLHQLNTEARAGHVEELNLIAIEGGDYLLEARVKGHAHPLSDTRGQRLRVHSVEDARKLLQTIPMVSMNLVHWSVQDEMCGMGTHPEEDLKVPISQRSAW from the coding sequence ATGAACCTGCATCAGCTCAACACCGAGGCCAGAGCTGGCCATGTCGAAGAACTGAACCTGATCGCCATCGAAGGCGGTGACTACCTGCTCGAGGCCCGGGTCAAAGGCCACGCCCATCCGCTGTCCGACACCCGTGGTCAACGCTTGCGCGTGCACTCGGTAGAGGATGCGCGCAAGCTGCTGCAAACCATTCCCATGGTTTCGATGAACCTGGTGCACTGGTCGGTGCAGGACGAAATGTGTGGCATGGGTACGCACCCGGAAGAAGACTTGAAGGTGCCGATTTCCCAGCGCTCGGCCTGGTAG
- a CDS encoding TIGR00645 family protein, which translates to MERILENAMYASRWLLAPIYFGLSLGLLALALKFFQEVIHVLPNVFALSEADLILVILSLIDMSLVGGLLVMVMISGYENFVSQLDIDESKEKLNWLGKMDSSSLKMKVAASIVAISSIHLLRVFMDAQNISTDYLMWYVIIHMTFVVSAFCMGYLDKLTKH; encoded by the coding sequence ATGGAACGTATCCTCGAAAACGCGATGTATGCCTCGCGCTGGCTGCTCGCACCGATCTACTTCGGTCTGTCCCTTGGCCTGTTGGCCCTGGCGCTGAAATTCTTCCAGGAAGTGATCCACGTCCTGCCCAACGTCTTCGCCCTGAGCGAAGCCGACCTGATCCTGGTGATCCTGTCGTTGATCGACATGTCGCTGGTCGGTGGGCTGCTGGTGATGGTGATGATCTCCGGCTATGAAAACTTCGTCTCGCAACTGGATATCGACGAAAGCAAGGAAAAGCTCAACTGGCTGGGCAAGATGGATTCTTCGTCGCTGAAGATGAAAGTCGCGGCGTCGATCGTGGCCATTTCGTCCATCCACCTGCTGCGGGTGTTCATGGATGCGCAGAACATCTCCACCGACTACCTGATGTGGTACGTGATCATCCACATGACCTTTGTGGTTTCGGCGTTCTGCATGGGCTACCTGGACAAGCTCACCAAGCACTGA
- a CDS encoding Lon protease family protein yields MPDPVAARLRLAPEALTRRFSPEQFAFTNTDDLEPFRGVLGQERAVEALQFGVAMPRPGYNVYVMGEPGTGRFSFVKRYLKAEGKRQQTPADWVYVNHFDDTREPRALELPSGSAGAFIADMNGLIDNLLSTFPAVFEHPSYQQKKGAIDRAFNQRYDRALDVIERASLEKDVALYRDASNVAFTPMADGKALDEAEFAQLPEEVREQFHEDIALLEERLNEELASLPQWKRESNNQLRQLNEETITLALQPLLAPLSEKYAENAAVCAYLQSVQLNLLRTVVEQLVDDSKSDAAARKLLEEQYAPSLVVGHHADGGAPVVFEPHPTYDNLFGRIEYSTDQGALYTSYRQLRPGALHRANGGFLILEAEKMLGEPFVWDALKRALQSRKLKMESPLGELGRVATVSLTPQMIPLNVKLIIIGSRQLYYALQDHDPDFQEMFRVLVDFDEDMPMVDENLEQFAQLLRTRTNEEGMAPLTSDAVARLATYSARLAENQSRLSARIGDLFQLVSEADFIRQLASDEMTDAGHIERALKAKATRTGRVSQRVLDDMLAGIILIDTEGAAIGKCNGLTVLEVGDSAFGMPARISATVYPGGSGIVDIEREVNLGQPIHSKGVMILTGYLGSRYAQEFPLAISASIALEQSYGYVDGDSASLGEACTLISALSRTPLKQCFAITGSINQFGEVQAVGGVNEKIEGFFRLCEARGLTGEQGVIIPRANVATLMLDERVLQAVENGMFHVYAVSQADEALSLLVGEEAGVLDDKGQFTEGSVNARVVERLREIAEMIGEEEIEKAEKERLEEVIAQAKPA; encoded by the coding sequence ATGCCCGATCCTGTCGCTGCGCGCCTGCGTCTCGCGCCTGAAGCCCTGACCCGGCGTTTCTCCCCCGAGCAGTTTGCCTTTACCAATACCGACGATCTGGAGCCGTTTCGCGGAGTCCTGGGCCAGGAACGTGCTGTCGAGGCCCTGCAGTTCGGCGTGGCCATGCCGCGCCCCGGTTACAACGTATATGTGATGGGCGAGCCCGGCACCGGCCGCTTCTCGTTCGTCAAGCGCTACCTCAAGGCCGAGGGCAAGCGCCAGCAAACCCCGGCGGACTGGGTCTACGTCAATCACTTCGATGACACCCGTGAGCCGCGCGCGCTGGAATTGCCCTCCGGCAGCGCCGGGGCGTTCATTGCCGACATGAACGGCCTGATCGACAACCTGTTGTCGACGTTCCCGGCGGTGTTCGAGCACCCGTCCTACCAGCAGAAGAAAGGTGCCATCGACCGTGCCTTCAACCAGCGCTACGACCGCGCCCTGGATGTGATCGAGCGCGCCTCGCTGGAAAAGGACGTGGCCCTGTACCGCGACGCCAGCAATGTCGCCTTCACCCCGATGGCCGACGGCAAGGCCCTGGATGAAGCCGAATTCGCCCAGTTGCCGGAAGAGGTGCGCGAGCAGTTCCACGAAGACATCGCCCTGCTCGAGGAACGCCTGAACGAAGAGCTGGCCAGCCTGCCGCAATGGAAGCGCGAGTCGAACAACCAGCTGCGCCAGCTCAACGAAGAAACCATCACCCTGGCCCTGCAGCCGTTGCTGGCACCGTTGTCGGAAAAATACGCGGAGAACGCGGCGGTCTGTGCCTACCTGCAGTCGGTGCAGTTGAACCTGCTGCGTACGGTGGTCGAGCAACTGGTCGACGACAGCAAGAGTGACGCCGCCGCGCGCAAGCTGCTCGAAGAGCAGTATGCCCCCAGCCTGGTGGTCGGCCACCACGCCGACGGCGGTGCGCCGGTGGTGTTCGAGCCCCACCCGACCTACGACAACCTGTTCGGCCGCATCGAATACAGCACCGACCAGGGCGCGCTGTATACCTCTTACCGCCAGCTGCGCCCCGGCGCGTTGCATCGTGCCAACGGTGGTTTCCTGATCCTCGAAGCCGAGAAGATGCTCGGCGAGCCGTTTGTCTGGGACGCGCTCAAGCGTGCCCTGCAGTCGCGCAAGCTGAAGATGGAGTCGCCGTTGGGCGAGCTGGGCCGCGTGGCTACCGTCAGCCTGACGCCACAGATGATCCCGCTGAACGTCAAGTTGATCATCATCGGTTCGCGCCAGCTGTACTATGCGCTGCAAGACCACGACCCGGACTTCCAGGAGATGTTCCGGGTGCTGGTGGACTTCGATGAAGACATGCCCATGGTCGACGAGAACCTGGAGCAGTTCGCCCAACTGTTGCGCACCCGCACCAACGAAGAGGGCATGGCGCCCCTGACCAGTGATGCGGTGGCGCGCCTGGCCACCTACAGCGCCCGCCTGGCAGAAAACCAGTCACGCTTGTCGGCGCGTATCGGTGACCTGTTCCAGCTGGTCAGCGAAGCCGATTTCATTCGCCAGCTGGCCAGTGACGAGATGACCGACGCCGGCCATATCGAACGTGCACTGAAGGCCAAGGCCACCCGCACCGGGCGTGTTTCGCAGCGGGTGCTGGACGACATGCTGGCCGGCATCATCCTGATCGATACCGAAGGCGCGGCCATCGGCAAGTGCAACGGCTTGACCGTGCTCGAAGTGGGCGATTCGGCGTTCGGCATGCCGGCGCGTATCTCCGCCACCGTCTACCCGGGCGGCAGCGGCATCGTCGACATCGAGCGCGAGGTCAACCTCGGCCAGCCAATCCACTCCAAGGGCGTGATGATCCTTACCGGCTACCTGGGCAGCCGTTATGCCCAGGAGTTCCCGCTGGCGATCTCGGCGAGCATTGCCCTGGAACAGTCCTACGGCTATGTCGATGGTGACAGCGCCTCGCTGGGCGAGGCCTGCACGCTGATCTCGGCCTTGTCGCGCACCCCCCTCAAGCAATGCTTCGCCATCACCGGTTCGATCAACCAGTTTGGTGAAGTGCAGGCGGTGGGTGGGGTCAACGAGAAGATCGAAGGCTTCTTCCGTTTGTGCGAGGCGCGTGGCCTGACCGGCGAGCAGGGGGTGATCATCCCGCGTGCCAACGTCGCCACGCTGATGCTCGACGAGCGCGTGCTGCAGGCGGTGGAGAACGGCATGTTCCATGTCTATGCGGTCAGCCAGGCCGACGAGGCGCTGAGCCTGCTGGTGGGCGAGGAGGCCGGCGTGCTGGATGACAAGGGCCAGTTCACGGAAGGCAGCGTCAATGCCCGCGTAGTAGAGCGCCTGCGCGAGATTGCCGAGATGATCGGCGAGGAAGAAATCGAGAAGGCGGAGAAAGAGCGCCTGGAAGAGGTGATTGCCCAGGCCAAGCCGGCCTGA
- a CDS encoding DUF3015 domain-containing protein: MKRILLGTLFTVVSLNAMAEAPGGPNCGWGNMLFEGQRGTPAHFLASTTNGTSGNATFGMTSGTNGCSTKASLTYGGKSWFAMNGMMNELSEDMAMGQGEALTTYAVVLGVAPEDRGYFAAVTHQHFNQIFSSADVTAETVHSNTLAVLKNDPRLAKYATEA; encoded by the coding sequence ATGAAACGGATTCTTCTGGGTACTCTGTTCACCGTGGTTTCGCTTAACGCCATGGCCGAAGCGCCAGGCGGCCCGAACTGCGGTTGGGGCAACATGCTGTTCGAAGGCCAGCGTGGCACTCCGGCACACTTCCTGGCTTCCACCACCAACGGCACCTCCGGTAACGCTACGTTCGGCATGACGTCCGGCACCAACGGTTGCTCGACCAAGGCTTCGCTGACCTACGGCGGCAAGTCCTGGTTCGCCATGAACGGCATGATGAACGAGCTGTCCGAAGACATGGCCATGGGCCAGGGCGAAGCACTGACCACCTATGCCGTGGTGCTCGGCGTGGCCCCGGAAGACCGTGGCTACTTCGCAGCGGTCACCCACCAGCACTTCAACCAGATCTTCAGCAGTGCCGACGTCACTGCCGAAACGGTACACAGCAACACCCTGGCCGTTCTGAAGAACGATCCACGCCTGGCCAAATACGCCACCGAGGCCTAA
- a CDS encoding Lnb N-terminal periplasmic domain-containing protein, which yields MLKRLVALALCACAPVHATPVLDQGRLQQLANSPYWIALGHYETAKLGGWRSYVDDDAFFLAQDGAHHPDQELQATVEALYAPASLGDQHAQCRFPARTRWLRKQLDLQGLPQPACQEFTTWYQSIDPHSAALIFPAAYLNSPSSMFGHTLLRIDQSKTRSDDTTLLSYAINFGAYIEGSDNSILYAWKGLMGGYPGLFALMPYQEKLSEYRSLENRDLWEYQLDLTPAETGRMVEHVWELKQIQFDYFFFDENCSYRLLELLQVARPSLDLTSQFPLTAIPTDTVKAVRQSGLVSSVKYRPSRERELLARAEPLDHHEKQQVLAISADTAQLQSRDFTALPRQRQALVQDAAYRLERYRANGQERDAGQARRSFELLQAINRNPPPALDIERPGLPEDGHESRTWQLGAGTRDDRAYAEYGLRMAYHDLNDNAYGFPLGAQIEILQLKVRQYEGNDWQVQRLDLATIRSLTPRNELLKPWSWQVAGGLERVPGKHDDEVLVSHVNGGAGGTWQLADGLLGFALGTLRVEHHNDFAQFIAPAAGFNSGLLWRNGLGNMTLEAKGDYFSNGEVRRSVSLNQQWEISQNLGVRLSASREFSHLATAQNEVMLELKWYHY from the coding sequence ATGCTCAAACGCCTCGTTGCCCTGGCGCTGTGTGCCTGCGCCCCTGTACATGCCACACCTGTGCTGGACCAAGGCCGTCTCCAGCAACTGGCCAACAGCCCCTACTGGATTGCCCTGGGCCATTACGAAACCGCCAAGCTCGGTGGCTGGCGCAGCTATGTGGACGATGACGCGTTCTTCCTCGCCCAGGATGGCGCGCACCACCCCGACCAGGAGCTGCAAGCCACGGTCGAAGCGCTGTACGCCCCGGCCAGCCTCGGCGACCAGCACGCCCAGTGCCGCTTCCCCGCGCGCACCCGCTGGCTGCGCAAACAGCTCGACCTGCAAGGCTTGCCACAGCCGGCCTGCCAGGAATTCACCACCTGGTACCAATCGATCGACCCGCACAGCGCGGCGCTGATCTTCCCGGCGGCCTACCTGAACAGCCCGTCCTCGATGTTCGGCCATACCTTGCTGCGCATCGACCAGTCGAAAACCCGCAGCGACGACACCACGCTGCTGAGCTACGCGATCAACTTCGGCGCCTATATCGAAGGCAGCGACAACAGCATCCTGTATGCCTGGAAAGGCCTGATGGGCGGCTACCCGGGGCTGTTCGCACTGATGCCCTACCAGGAAAAACTCTCCGAGTACCGCAGCCTGGAAAACCGCGACCTGTGGGAATACCAGCTGGACCTGACGCCAGCCGAAACCGGGCGCATGGTCGAGCACGTGTGGGAGCTGAAGCAGATCCAGTTCGACTACTTCTTCTTCGACGAAAACTGCTCGTATCGCCTGCTGGAGTTGCTGCAGGTAGCCCGGCCGAGCCTGGACCTGACCTCACAGTTCCCGCTCACGGCCATCCCCACCGACACGGTGAAGGCGGTGCGCCAGTCCGGCCTGGTCTCCAGCGTGAAATACCGCCCTTCGCGCGAGCGCGAGCTGCTGGCCCGGGCCGAACCGCTGGACCATCATGAAAAGCAGCAGGTGCTGGCCATCAGCGCCGACACCGCACAGCTGCAGAGCCGTGACTTTACCGCCCTGCCCCGCCAGCGCCAGGCGCTGGTGCAGGATGCCGCGTATCGCCTGGAGCGTTACCGCGCCAACGGCCAGGAGCGCGACGCCGGCCAGGCCCGGCGCAGCTTCGAGCTGCTGCAGGCGATCAACCGCAACCCGCCACCAGCGCTGGACATCGAGCGCCCGGGGTTGCCCGAGGACGGCCACGAATCACGCACCTGGCAATTGGGCGCAGGCACCCGTGACGACCGCGCCTACGCCGAGTATGGCCTGCGCATGGCCTACCACGACCTGAATGACAACGCTTATGGCTTCCCGCTGGGGGCGCAGATCGAGATCCTGCAGCTGAAAGTGCGCCAGTACGAAGGCAACGACTGGCAGGTACAGCGCCTGGACCTGGCTACCATCCGCTCGCTGACCCCGCGCAATGAGCTGCTCAAGCCGTGGTCGTGGCAGGTCGCCGGTGGGCTGGAACGGGTACCGGGCAAGCATGATGACGAAGTGCTGGTGAGCCATGTGAATGGCGGAGCGGGCGGCACCTGGCAGCTGGCGGACGGGTTGCTGGGCTTTGCGCTGGGCACGCTTCGAGTCGAACACCACAATGACTTTGCCCAGTTCATCGCCCCGGCGGCGGGATTCAACAGCGGGCTGCTGTGGCGCAACGGGCTGGGCAACATGACGCTCGAGGCCAAGGGGGATTACTTCAGCAATGGCGAGGTGCGACGCAGCGTGAGCCTGAACCAGCAGTGGGAAATCAGCCAGAACCTGGGGGTGCGCCTGAGCGCCTCGCGCGAGTTCAGCCACCTGGCAACGGCGCAGAACGAGGTGATGCTGGAGTTGAAGTGGTACCACTATTGA
- a CDS encoding GreA/GreB family elongation factor → MSRAFVNEDQAAAQADQPVERRVSEQPNYVTASGLRQLQDRVAELNALRNELLAQGERGDKQRLADTERDLRYFSARVQSAQVVAAATSQSKVQIGSRVRFVDAQNQEHVVRLVGEDEADAGHGLINWGSPLGQALLGAGPGDEVVWRRPVGEQVIEILEVEAEP, encoded by the coding sequence ATGAGCCGAGCATTCGTCAACGAAGACCAGGCTGCCGCCCAGGCCGACCAGCCCGTCGAGCGGCGGGTCAGCGAACAACCCAACTACGTGACCGCCAGTGGCCTGCGCCAGCTGCAAGACCGCGTGGCCGAGCTGAATGCCCTGCGCAACGAGCTGCTGGCACAAGGCGAGCGTGGCGACAAGCAGCGCCTGGCCGATACCGAGCGAGACCTGCGCTATTTCAGCGCGCGGGTGCAGAGCGCCCAGGTGGTGGCGGCGGCTACGTCGCAGAGCAAGGTGCAGATTGGTAGCCGGGTGCGATTTGTCGATGCCCAGAACCAGGAACACGTGGTGCGGCTGGTAGGCGAGGACGAAGCAGATGCCGGGCACGGGCTGATCAATTGGGGCTCGCCGCTGGGGCAGGCATTACTGGGGGCGGGACCTGGGGATGAGGTGGTCTGGCGGCGACCGGTAGGAGAGCAGGTGATCGAGATCCTCGAAGTCGAGGCTGAACCCTGA
- the gdhA gene encoding NADP-specific glutamate dehydrogenase, whose amino-acid sequence MIESVDNFLARLKQRDPAQPEFHQAVEEVLRSLWPFLEANPHYLQAGILERMVEPERAVLFRVSWVDDQGKVQVNRGYRIQMSSAIGPYKGGLRFHPSVNLGVLKFLAFEQVFKNSLTSLPMGGGKGGSDFDPKGKSDAEVMRFCQAFMSELYRHIGADLDVPAGDIGVGAREIGFMFGQYKRLANQFTSVLTGKGMTYGGSLIRPEATGYGCVYFAEEMLKRQDKRIDGCRVAISGSGNVAQYAARKVMDLGGKVISLSDSEGTLYAEAGLTDTQWDAVMQLKNVKRGRISELAAQFGLEFRKGQTPWSLPCDIALPCATQNELDAEDARTLLRNGCICVAEGANMPTTLAAVDIFLDAGILYAPGKASNAGGVAVSGLEMSQNAMRLLWTAGEVDSKLHNIMQSIHHACVHYGEEADGSINYVKGANIAGFVKVADAMLAQGVV is encoded by the coding sequence ATGATCGAATCTGTCGACAATTTCCTCGCGCGCCTGAAGCAACGCGACCCGGCCCAGCCCGAATTCCACCAAGCGGTGGAAGAAGTGCTGCGCAGCCTGTGGCCGTTCCTCGAAGCCAACCCGCATTACCTGCAGGCCGGCATTCTGGAGCGCATGGTCGAGCCGGAGCGCGCCGTGCTGTTCCGCGTGTCCTGGGTCGATGACCAGGGCAAGGTTCAGGTCAACCGCGGCTACCGCATCCAGATGAGCAGTGCCATCGGCCCGTACAAGGGCGGCCTGCGCTTCCACCCGTCGGTCAACCTCGGCGTGCTCAAGTTCCTGGCTTTCGAACAGGTGTTCAAGAACTCCCTCACCTCGCTGCCCATGGGCGGCGGCAAAGGCGGCTCGGACTTCGACCCGAAAGGCAAGAGCGACGCTGAAGTGATGCGCTTCTGCCAGGCGTTCATGAGCGAGCTGTACCGCCACATCGGCGCCGACCTGGACGTGCCGGCCGGTGACATTGGCGTGGGCGCCCGCGAAATCGGCTTCATGTTCGGCCAGTACAAGCGCCTGGCCAACCAGTTCACTTCAGTGCTGACCGGCAAGGGCATGACCTATGGCGGCAGCCTGATCCGCCCGGAAGCCACTGGCTACGGCTGCGTGTACTTCGCCGAAGAAATGCTCAAGCGCCAGGACAAGCGCATCGACGGTTGCCGCGTGGCGATTTCCGGCTCGGGCAATGTGGCCCAGTATGCGGCGCGCAAGGTCATGGACCTGGGTGGCAAGGTCATCTCGCTGTCCGATTCCGAAGGCACGCTGTACGCCGAGGCCGGCCTGACCGACACCCAGTGGGATGCGGTCATGCAGCTGAAGAACGTCAAGCGTGGCCGCATCAGCGAACTGGCAGCACAGTTCGGCCTGGAGTTCCGCAAGGGCCAGACCCCATGGAGCCTCCCGTGCGACATCGCCTTGCCGTGCGCCACACAGAACGAGCTGGACGCCGAAGACGCCCGCACCCTGCTGCGCAATGGCTGCATCTGCGTGGCGGAAGGCGCCAACATGCCGACCACTCTGGCGGCTGTGGATATCTTCCTCGACGCCGGCATCCTGTATGCCCCGGGCAAGGCCTCCAACGCTGGCGGCGTAGCCGTGTCGGGGCTGGAGATGTCGCAGAATGCGATGCGTTTGCTGTGGACCGCCGGTGAGGTGGACAGCAAGCTGCACAACATCATGCAGTCGATTCACCATGCTTGCGTGCATTACGGTGAAGAGGCGGATGGCAGCATCAACTACGTCAAAGGTGCGAATATCGCAGGCTTCGTCAAAGTGGCTGATGCGATGCTGGCGCAGGGCGTGGTCTGA
- the ettA gene encoding energy-dependent translational throttle protein EttA, whose product MAQYVYTMHRLSKVVPPKREILKNISLSFFPGAKIGVLGLNGAGKSTLLRIMAGVDKEFDGEARPMPDINVGYLPQEPQLDPNKSVREVVEEAVSVIKDAQARLDEVYAAYAEPDADFDKLAAEQAKLEAILQAADGHNLERQLDVAADALRLPAWDARIEHLSGGEKRRVALCRLLLSAPDMLLLDEPTNHLDADSVAWLERFLHDFPGTVVAITHDRYFLDNVAGWILELDRGAGIPYEGNYSGWLEAKSERLAQESKQQSAHEKAMKEELEWVRKGAKARQSKSKARLQRFEEMQSQEFQKRSETNEIYIPAGPRLGDKVIEFKNVTKGYGDRVLIDNLSFSMPKGAIVGVIGGNGAGKSTLFRMLMGKEQPDSGSIEIGETVQLACVDQSREDLDGSKTVFQQISDGSDVIRIGNYEIPSRTYVGRFNFKGGDQQKFVKDLSGGERGRLHLALTLKEGGNVLLLDEPSNDLDVETLRSLEEALLDFPGAAIVISHDRWFLDRVATHILAYEDDSNVVFFEGNYTEYEADRKKRLGDAAAQPHRVRHKKLAQ is encoded by the coding sequence TTGGCTCAATACGTCTACACCATGCATCGGCTGAGCAAGGTCGTGCCGCCGAAGCGGGAAATTCTCAAGAATATTTCCCTGTCGTTCTTCCCGGGCGCCAAGATTGGCGTGCTCGGCCTGAACGGCGCCGGTAAATCGACCCTGCTGCGGATCATGGCGGGCGTCGACAAGGAATTCGACGGCGAAGCCCGTCCGATGCCCGACATCAACGTTGGCTACCTGCCGCAGGAACCGCAACTGGACCCGAACAAGTCGGTGCGTGAAGTGGTCGAGGAAGCGGTCAGCGTGATCAAGGACGCCCAGGCCCGCCTGGACGAGGTCTACGCGGCCTATGCCGAACCCGATGCCGACTTCGACAAGCTGGCCGCCGAGCAGGCCAAGCTCGAAGCCATCCTGCAGGCAGCCGACGGCCACAACCTGGAGCGCCAGCTGGACGTTGCCGCCGACGCTCTGCGCCTGCCGGCCTGGGATGCGCGCATCGAGCACCTGTCCGGTGGTGAAAAGCGCCGTGTGGCCCTGTGCCGCCTGCTGCTGTCGGCTCCCGACATGCTGCTGCTGGACGAACCGACCAACCACCTGGACGCCGACTCGGTGGCCTGGCTGGAGCGTTTCCTGCACGACTTCCCGGGTACCGTGGTAGCGATTACCCACGACCGTTACTTCCTCGACAACGTCGCCGGCTGGATCCTGGAACTGGACCGCGGCGCCGGCATTCCGTACGAAGGCAACTACTCGGGCTGGCTGGAAGCCAAATCCGAGCGCCTGGCGCAGGAATCGAAGCAGCAGAGCGCTCATGAAAAGGCCATGAAAGAGGAACTGGAGTGGGTGCGCAAAGGCGCCAAGGCCCGCCAGTCCAAGTCCAAGGCCCGTCTGCAACGCTTCGAGGAAATGCAGTCTCAGGAATTCCAGAAGCGCAGCGAAACCAACGAGATCTACATCCCGGCCGGTCCGCGCCTGGGCGACAAGGTCATCGAGTTCAAGAACGTCACCAAGGGCTACGGCGACCGCGTGCTGATCGACAACCTGTCGTTCTCCATGCCGAAAGGCGCCATCGTCGGTGTGATCGGTGGTAACGGTGCCGGTAAGTCGACCCTGTTCCGCATGCTGATGGGCAAGGAGCAGCCGGACTCGGGCAGCATCGAGATCGGTGAAACCGTGCAGCTGGCCTGCGTGGACCAGAGTCGTGAAGACCTGGACGGCAGCAAGACTGTATTCCAGCAGATTTCCGACGGTTCCGACGTGATCCGCATCGGCAACTACGAGATCCCGTCGCGTACCTATGTGGGCCGTTTCAACTTCAAGGGTGGCGACCAGCAGAAGTTCGTCAAGGACCTGTCCGGTGGTGAGCGCGGCCGTCTGCACCTGGCCCTGACCCTGAAGGAGGGCGGTAACGTCCTGCTGCTCGACGAGCCGTCCAACGACCTCGACGTCGAAACCCTGCGTTCGCTGGAAGAAGCCCTGCTGGACTTCCCGGGCGCCGCGATCGTGATTTCCCACGACCGCTGGTTCCTGGACCGTGTGGCTACCCACATCCTGGCGTACGAAGACGACTCGAACGTGGTGTTCTTCGAAGGTAACTACACCGAGTACGAAGCCGACCGCAAGAAGCGCCTGGGCGATGCCGCTGCCCAGCCGCACCGTGTACGGCACAAGAAGCTGGCCCAGTAA